One Thermococcus eurythermalis DNA segment encodes these proteins:
- the glnA gene encoding type I glutamate--ammonia ligase has translation MNISAKFPNVDITRPRFLQLIFVDINGVPKGLEIPIERYEEAVEDGIAFDGSSIPGFQGIEDSDLIFKADPSTYAEVPWEGIARVYGYIYKDGKPYGADPRGVLRRTLKRLEKEGFKAYIGPEPEFYLFKKNGTWELHIPDSGGYFDLVTLDKARELRREIALYMPSFGLVPEALHHEVGKAQHEIDFRYDEALKTADNLVSFKYLVKAIAEMRGLHATFMPKPLYGFPGNGMHLHISLWRNGENAFAGGDGLSETAIHFIAGILKHAKALAAVTNPTVNSYKRLVPGYEAPVYISWGYRNRSTLVRIPAFQNSGARIEYRCPDPSANPYLAIAAVLMAGLDGIKRKLEPDAYVEGNVYNMTEEERNRRGIETLPGSLGEALEELKKDRIVRDALGEAYRNFIAYKENEWSEYVTYLESEGLPVKTKKVTEWELERYFYI, from the coding sequence ATGAACATAAGTGCAAAATTTCCAAATGTTGATATCACCAGGCCGAGGTTCTTACAGCTCATATTCGTGGACATAAACGGCGTCCCAAAGGGCCTGGAAATTCCCATCGAGAGGTACGAAGAGGCCGTTGAGGACGGCATAGCCTTTGACGGCTCTTCCATCCCAGGGTTCCAGGGCATAGAAGACAGCGATCTCATCTTTAAGGCAGACCCCAGCACGTACGCAGAAGTCCCCTGGGAAGGAATAGCAAGGGTCTACGGCTACATCTACAAGGACGGAAAGCCCTACGGAGCAGACCCCAGAGGAGTCCTGAGGAGGACCCTCAAAAGGCTCGAAAAGGAAGGGTTCAAGGCATATATAGGGCCAGAGCCGGAGTTCTACCTCTTCAAGAAGAACGGCACGTGGGAGCTCCACATACCAGACAGTGGAGGGTATTTTGACCTGGTGACGCTCGACAAGGCGAGGGAGCTCAGGAGAGAAATAGCACTCTACATGCCGTCGTTTGGCCTCGTGCCTGAGGCACTCCACCACGAGGTTGGCAAAGCTCAGCACGAGATTGACTTCCGCTACGACGAGGCCCTAAAGACCGCGGACAACCTCGTGAGCTTCAAGTACCTCGTCAAGGCCATAGCCGAGATGAGAGGCCTCCACGCGACGTTCATGCCAAAACCCCTCTACGGATTCCCTGGCAACGGGATGCACCTCCACATAAGCCTCTGGAGGAACGGAGAGAACGCCTTCGCAGGGGGAGACGGACTGAGCGAGACTGCAATCCACTTCATAGCCGGAATCTTGAAGCACGCAAAGGCCCTCGCCGCCGTAACCAACCCAACGGTGAACAGCTACAAGCGCCTCGTTCCCGGTTACGAGGCCCCCGTTTACATCAGCTGGGGCTACAGAAACAGGAGCACCCTCGTGAGGATTCCAGCCTTCCAGAACAGCGGGGCGAGGATAGAGTACAGGTGCCCGGACCCCAGCGCCAACCCATATCTGGCAATAGCCGCGGTTCTGATGGCAGGACTCGACGGAATAAAGAGAAAGCTCGAACCCGATGCATACGTCGAGGGCAACGTCTACAACATGACCGAGGAAGAAAGAAACAGGCGGGGAATCGAAACCCTGCCCGGAAGCCTTGGAGAGGCACTCGAAGAACTCAAAAAGGACAGGATTGTGAGAGACGCCCTTGGCGAGGCGTACAGAAACTTCATCGCCTACAAAGAGAACGAATGGAGCGAATACGTGACCTACCTTGAGAGTGAAGGACTGCCGGTTAAGACGAAAAAAGTGACGGAGTGGGAGCTTGAGAGGTACTTCTACATTTGA
- a CDS encoding DUF61 family protein, producing the protein MNPENSILKEIYRINSHLPAKRPTLAQLLEENRPSVRLRDGSEHSFRRAELERIKGLLDPGEDTQLLLPIVLEIVSDFRGYFRVRGKVAVKVIDKLLGSYDPLDEPVERLYPRYLLSRVRRELPTTTTYAFIAE; encoded by the coding sequence ATGAACCCTGAAAACTCAATCCTAAAGGAAATCTACCGCATAAACAGTCATCTTCCTGCAAAGAGACCGACCCTTGCCCAGCTCCTTGAAGAGAACAGACCGTCGGTCAGGCTTAGGGACGGGAGCGAGCACTCTTTTAGACGCGCTGAGCTTGAGCGCATCAAGGGTTTGCTAGATCCGGGTGAGGATACTCAGCTCCTGCTCCCCATAGTCCTTGAGATTGTGAGCGACTTCAGGGGCTACTTCCGCGTCAGGGGAAAGGTTGCCGTCAAGGTGATAGACAAACTCCTCGGTTCATACGACCCCTTAGACGAGCCCGTGGAGAGGCTCTACCCGAGGTACCTGCTTTCGAGGGTTAGACGTGAGCTGCCGACGACAACGACCTACGCATTCATAGCGGAGTGA
- a CDS encoding DMT family transporter, with the protein MRINPKAQIAVAMLIWGSVGVFGRLSGLSGLGVAFARVSLGVLVLLPIRKFRKKLGYTLGKLKERPLHLLALGASLALNWAFLFTAFNYTTIANAVLVYYVSPVLAMLISWRFLGEGLDRRKIAGIGMAFAGLLLITSSRKSAARTGTS; encoded by the coding sequence ATGAGGATAAACCCAAAGGCACAGATAGCGGTCGCAATGCTGATATGGGGAAGCGTCGGGGTATTCGGCAGACTTTCCGGCCTGTCCGGACTGGGTGTGGCCTTTGCAAGGGTCTCGCTTGGGGTGCTCGTCCTCCTCCCAATCCGGAAGTTCAGGAAAAAGCTGGGATACACGCTGGGCAAGCTAAAAGAGAGGCCTCTCCACCTGCTGGCACTGGGAGCGTCTTTAGCTCTTAACTGGGCCTTTCTGTTTACCGCCTTCAACTACACTACCATAGCCAACGCCGTCCTCGTTTACTACGTTTCTCCCGTCCTGGCGATGCTGATTTCGTGGCGCTTCCTCGGAGAGGGCCTTGACAGGCGGAAAATAGCCGGCATCGGGATGGCCTTTGCTGGACTGCTCCTTATAACATCGTCCAGAAAATCAGCCGCTCGGACAGGGACTTCATAG
- the priS gene encoding DNA primase catalytic subunit PriS codes for MAELLREVSREERELYYKGEWKAEMIPEFILKELEKREFGFDHTGEGPSDRKNVFADVRDLEDYIKATSPYAVYTSVALYREPAEMEGWLGAELVFDIDAKDLPLRRCMDRHPSGQVCPICLEDAKELAKDTLVVLKEDFGFENVHVVYSGRGYHIRVLDEWALRLDSKARERILAYISTSEEVTFEDVMSRRIMLSSGYFRTFRLRFGYFIKRANENHLISAGIKKGLARKILSEESREQIVKSFVEKGLLAAFPSGVGYKTLIRLFSISSTFSKAYFDGRVTVDIKRILRLPSSLHSKVGLVATYIGGDEKNLERFDPFRDAVPEFRKEEVKEAYEEWEGSLE; via the coding sequence GTGGCTGAGCTCCTCAGAGAGGTCAGCAGGGAAGAAAGGGAGCTCTACTATAAGGGTGAGTGGAAGGCAGAGATGATACCAGAGTTCATCTTAAAGGAGCTCGAAAAGCGGGAGTTTGGCTTTGACCATACGGGAGAAGGGCCGAGCGACAGGAAAAACGTCTTCGCCGATGTTAGGGATTTGGAGGACTACATCAAGGCGACATCTCCCTACGCGGTCTACACTTCGGTTGCCCTCTACAGGGAGCCGGCTGAAATGGAGGGCTGGCTAGGTGCGGAGCTGGTCTTCGACATAGACGCCAAAGACCTGCCCTTAAGGCGGTGTATGGACAGGCACCCGAGCGGACAGGTCTGTCCAATCTGCCTTGAGGACGCCAAGGAGCTGGCGAAGGACACGCTGGTGGTCCTGAAGGAGGACTTCGGCTTTGAGAACGTCCACGTGGTCTACTCGGGCAGGGGATACCACATAAGGGTTCTTGACGAGTGGGCGCTAAGGCTGGACTCCAAAGCGAGGGAGAGGATTCTCGCATACATCAGCACCTCTGAGGAAGTGACATTTGAGGACGTCATGAGCCGGAGGATTATGCTGTCGAGCGGCTACTTCAGAACCTTCAGGCTCCGGTTCGGCTACTTCATAAAGAGGGCCAACGAGAACCATCTAATAAGTGCTGGGATAAAGAAAGGCCTCGCAAGAAAGATACTGAGCGAGGAGAGCAGGGAGCAGATAGTCAAAAGCTTCGTTGAGAAGGGCCTGCTGGCAGCATTTCCGAGCGGGGTGGGATATAAAACGCTCATACGGTTGTTCTCAATATCAAGCACGTTCTCAAAGGCATACTTTGACGGAAGGGTTACCGTGGACATCAAGAGAATCCTACGCCTGCCCTCAAGCCTTCACTCAAAAGTTGGGCTGGTGGCCACGTACATAGGGGGTGACGAGAAAAATCTTGAGCGCTTCGACCCGTTCAGGGACGCGGTTCCAGAGTTCAGAAAGGAGGAAGTGAAGGAAGCGTACGAGGAGTGGGAGGGCTCCCTGGAATGA
- the priL gene encoding DNA primase large subunit PriL yields MPDPFGREAQELIRREFGDILTLLERIPSSIGVDEALSLVRWMTDSSEPPAELLKIDALEELRDLFRFYALLGALAFSPYGIEVEFVRKATAKLYRARIERKGSLEGSLLEIEPAEEVPERDRKILERAMDRNLPKEDKEKLKLKYRMPLSKFIELWDGSLKEIYIRRGYAYLRWEETLRLWEMAFERRFDRAVSILTEVRDELPEFYEKLREKLEELAGEYFKERLEKLGKVGAKPLRLDLFPPCVKEALKGVPAGMRNYAITVLLTSFLSYARLCPNPPKRDVRVKDCVSDLRIIEEEILPIIIEAGNRCKPPLFEDQPHEIKNIWYHLGFGLTDSPTLEDSGNSTWYFPPNCDKIRANAPQLCKPDKHCRGVKNPLTYYLRRLAREERSEAQGGEESG; encoded by the coding sequence ATGCCCGACCCCTTTGGAAGGGAGGCACAGGAGTTAATACGGCGTGAGTTTGGGGACATTTTAACGCTCCTGGAGAGAATCCCCTCAAGCATAGGTGTAGATGAGGCCCTTTCACTCGTCAGATGGATGACTGACTCGAGCGAACCCCCCGCCGAGCTCCTCAAGATTGATGCTCTCGAAGAGCTTAGAGACCTCTTCAGATTCTACGCTCTCTTGGGGGCCCTCGCATTTTCACCGTACGGCATTGAAGTTGAGTTCGTGAGAAAGGCCACCGCGAAGCTCTACCGCGCGCGGATAGAGAGAAAAGGCTCACTTGAAGGGAGCCTCCTAGAAATTGAGCCGGCAGAGGAAGTTCCGGAAAGAGATAGAAAGATACTTGAGAGGGCAATGGACAGAAACCTGCCGAAAGAGGATAAGGAGAAGCTCAAGCTGAAATACAGAATGCCCCTGAGCAAATTCATCGAACTGTGGGACGGGTCTCTGAAAGAGATCTACATCAGAAGGGGCTACGCGTACCTCCGATGGGAAGAAACACTACGGCTCTGGGAGATGGCCTTCGAGAGGCGGTTCGACAGGGCGGTCAGCATTCTCACAGAGGTGCGGGACGAGCTACCGGAGTTCTATGAGAAGCTGAGAGAAAAGCTGGAGGAACTTGCGGGAGAGTACTTCAAAGAGAGGCTCGAGAAGCTTGGAAAAGTCGGCGCCAAACCGCTCCGCCTCGACCTCTTCCCGCCGTGCGTAAAGGAGGCCCTGAAGGGCGTCCCCGCGGGAATGAGGAACTACGCGATTACCGTCCTCCTAACGAGCTTCCTCAGCTACGCGCGCCTCTGTCCGAACCCGCCAAAAAGGGACGTCCGCGTCAAGGACTGCGTGAGCGACCTGAGAATCATTGAGGAGGAAATTCTACCGATTATCATCGAGGCCGGAAACCGCTGTAAACCACCCCTCTTCGAAGACCAGCCCCACGAGATTAAGAACATCTGGTACCACCTCGGCTTCGGCCTCACCGACAGCCCTACCCTTGAGGACAGCGGGAACTCAACCTGGTACTTCCCCCCGAACTGCGACAAGATACGCGCCAACGCGCCCCAGCTGTGCAAGCCGGACAAGCACTGCAGGGGAGTAAAAAACCCGCTGACCTACTACCTCCGCAGGCTCGCGAGGGAAGAGCGGAGCGAGGCTCAAGGGGGTGAGGAAAGTGGCTGA